A single window of Callithrix jacchus isolate 240 chromosome 6, calJac240_pri, whole genome shotgun sequence DNA harbors:
- the AP1S3 gene encoding AP-1 complex subunit sigma-3 isoform X2, translated as MIHFILLFSRQGKLRLQKWYVTLPDKERKKITREIVQIILSRGHRTSSFIDWKELKLVYKRYASLYFCCAVDNQDNELLTLEIVHRYVELLDKYFGNVCELDIIFNFEKAYFILDEFIIGGEIQETSKKIAVKAIEDSDMLQETLEEYMNKPTF; from the exons ATACATTTCATATTGCTCTTCAGTCGACAAGGGAAATTACGGCTGCAGAAATGGTACGTCACTCTCCCTGACAAAGAGAGGAAGAAGATCACGCGAGAAATTGTTCAGATTATTCTCTCCCGTGGTCACAGGACAAGCAGTTTTATTGACTGGAAGGAGCTAAAACTTGTTTATAAAAG GTATGCTAGTTTATATTTTTGCTGTGCAGTAGACAATCAGGACAATGAACTCTTGACGCTAGAGATTGTGCATCGTTACGTGGAGCTGCTGgacaaatattttggaaat GTCTGCGAGCTGGATATTATCTTTAATTTTGAAAAGGCTTATTTCATCCTGGACGAGTTTATAATAGGTGGAGAAATTCAGGAAACATCCAAGAAAATCGCTGTCAAAGCCATTGAAGACTCTGATATGTTACAAGAG ACATTGGAAGAATACATGAACAAGCCTACATTTTAA